In a genomic window of Gossypium arboreum isolate Shixiya-1 chromosome 7, ASM2569848v2, whole genome shotgun sequence:
- the LOC108455757 gene encoding probable UDP-arabinopyranose mutase 2 — protein sequence MATVSPTPLLKDELDIVIPTIRNLDFLEMWRPFFQPYHLIIVQDGDPTKTIKVPEGFDYELYNRNDINRILGPKASCISFKDSACRCFGYMVSKKKYIYTIDDDCFVAKDPSGKDINALEQHIQNLLSPSTPFFFNTLYDPYRSGADFVRGYPFSLREGVPTAVSHGLWLNIPDYDAPTQLVKPLERNTRYVDAIMTIPKGTLFPMCGMNLAFNRELIGPAMYFGLMGDGQPIGRYDDMWAGWCTKVICDHLGWGVKTGLPYIWHSKASNPFVNLKKEYKGIYWQEELIPFFQSVALPKDCTTVQKCYIEISKQVKAKLGKVDDYFNKLADAMVTWIEAWDELNPSGNISAKIPNGASK from the exons ATGGCGACCGTCTCTCCAACTCCTCTGTTGAAAGATGAGCTCGACATCGTGATTCCCACGATTAGGAACTTGGACTTTTTGGAGATGTGGAGACCCTTTTTCCAGCCTTACCATCTCATCATTGTTCAAGATGGTGATCCTACCAAGACCATCAAGGTCCCTGAAGGCTTCGATTATGAGCTTTACAATAGGAACGACATCAACAGGATTTTGGGTCCTAAGGCTTCTTGTATCTCTTTCAAGGATTCTGCTTGTAGGTGCTTTGGGTACATGGTTTCCAAGAAGAAATACATCTATACCATTGATGATGACTGCTTT GTTGCTAAAGATCCATCTGGCAAAGACATCAATGCATTGGAACAGCACATACAGAACCTACTGAGTCCATCCACTCCATTTTTCTTTAACACTCTTTATGACCCATACCGATCCGGTGCTGACTTCGTTCGTGGCTACCCTTTCAGTCTCCGTGAGGGTGTTCCCACTGCCGTCTCACACGGTCTCTGGCTCAACATCCCGGATTATGATGCTCCCACGCAGCTTGTCAAGCCACTCGAGAGGAACACCAG GTATGTTGACGCTATAATGACGATTCCGAAGGGAACCTTGTTCCCCATGTGCGGAATGAATCTGGCATTTAACCGAGAATTGATCGGCCCTGCAATGTACTTTGGACTCATGGGAGATGGTCAACCAATTGGACGATACGATGATATGTGGGCTGGCTGGTGCACCAAG GTTATTTGTGATCACCTCGGATGGGGAGTGAAGACCGGACTTCCCTACATTTGGCACAGCAAAGCGAGCAACCCGTTTGTGAACCTTAAGAAAGAATACAAAGGAATTTACTGGCAAGAAGAGTTGATTCCTTTCTTCCAATCCGTTGCCCTTCCAAAGGACTGCACCACCGTACAGAAATGCTACATCGAGATCTCCAAGCAAGTGAAGGCGAAACTCGGCAAGGTCGATGACTACTTCAATAAGCTGGCGGATGCTATGGTGACATGGATTGAAGCTTGGGATGAACTGAACCCATCGGGCAATATATCCGCCAAGATTCCTAATGGTGCTTCCAAGTGA